ACCTTTTGGCCGAACGCCCAGGCCTGCTGATCATCGCGGACAAGGGCTATGTGTCCGCCGAGCTGGACCGCTGGCTGGCCGAACGCGGAGTGCGGCTGCTACGGCCCTCCTACCGCAACCGCACCCCACGACCCGGCGAGCACCTGCTCAAACCGATCCGGCAACTCATCGAATCGGTCAACGACACGCTCAAGGGCCAACTCGACCTCGAGCTACACGGCGGCCGCAGCATCGAAGGCGTCGCCGCCCGCGTCGCACAACGACTCCTGGCCATGACCGCCGCCATCTGGCACAACCGCACCACCGGACAACCCCTGACCAGGTCCCTGATCGCCTACGACCACTGACCAGGATTAGGACTTACTCGTCTAGCGCTTGGCGGCGGGGTTGATCAATCGGCCCGTGGGATGGAAAGGGGGCCGGTTCGGCGCAACCTGCTGGAGGGTGGCGCTGCAACAGGATGCGCCGGCGGCACGTCGTCTGCACTACTGGCGCACCCCCGACGGGTACGAGTTCTCCAGGGTGGCCGTCCACGACGACTACCGCCCATGAACGTGCTCTCCCCCGCCATACGCCTACGGTGCGGCCGGCCAGCTGCGCGGTCGGCCACCTGGAACTGACAAGGAGTGCCGTGAACGAGGATGCTGTTTACGCCGCCGCCCGCAGGGTGATCGACGCCGGTCTGGCCGCGACGGGTCGGCCTTCACCCCTGGCCGGGCCGTCTGGACAATGGAAGACGCCGACCAGCTGGATGCCAGGTTTGTTCAGCGGCCGGACGCGGGCAGAGGCAGCTTCGTCAGGAAGCTACAGGGGCAGCTTGCCGCAGCATTCCCACGGCGGTGCAGCTCATGGGCGAGCTGATCATGTCGACAGCTACAGTTGATCAACTGGTGCGGCGTCGAGGCAGACGCATCCGCCGGCGTGGGAGGAGTTCACCCCGTTCCTAGCATTCCCGCCCGGGATCCGCCGGATCGTCTACACCACGAACGCGATCGAGTCGCTCAACGCCCGCTTCCGCCAGGCCGCCCGTCCCGCGGCCATTTCCCCAATGAGCGGGCCGCGCTCGAGGTGTTCTACCTGGTCATTCGCAGCCCGAGGCTCAGCCGAGCTAACGTCACCGGCAAGACCGGTGGCTGGAAACAGGCGCTGAACTCCCTCGCTACGTTCTGCGGCGAGCGCATCACCGGACACTGAGAAGACGATCGCCCCCCCCACACACACAAAGATCCGGACAAACCCTCGCCGGCATCGTCTGGATGCCTAACCATTATTGGGCGAGCAACACCCAGCGGAGGTCAGTCGGGCCGCTGGTCACGTGCCTGAGAGTACGCTCCGATGTCCCGGCGGTACTCTTCGATCAAGTCCATGATCTTCTGGTTGTGCTCGTCTTCCTGCTCGGGAGTGGCCGAGACGGTGGCGTGATGTTCGTTGTAGTCCGAGTTCATGCCATCGTGCGGATTGCTGTGCTCCGCGTTGAGCGGAACGTCTTCTGCAATTCGATCGATGTGCTTGTAATGCTCATCAGCTACCTGCTGGAGAAAGCGTTGTCTACGCTCGCGGCGCCACCTTACGGCTTCGTCGTCAACCACGTCGTTACCCTCAAACTTCTCTCGATCACTGGCGGTGCCCCCGAGGCTACCTATGCGGGAGCGAGAAGTACCCCCTTAGAACTCCTAACTCTTTGAGCGTTGGAGTCGCCGCCAGCAGATGATGGCGCGGGGGGAGGGTGAGGAAGGCTTCGTGGATGTCGTCGCGGATTTCCCAGCGGATGCGTAGCCGGCGGAGCCAGTGCAGCAGGGCGATGGTCTGTTCGACTACCCACCGTCGGGTGCCGAGGCCGGAGCCGTGGCTGGTGCCGCGTCGGGCGATGACCGGGGTGATGCCCCTGTCGCGGAGCTGGCGGCGGTAGATGTCGTAGTCGTAACCCCGGTCGGCGTAGATCCGGCCGGGTCGCTGCCGGGGTCGACTGCGGATGCCCTTGATCCGGGGGACCTTGTCGACCAGGGGCAGCAGTTGGGTGACGTCGTGGCGGTTGCCGCCGGTCAGGGTCGCGGCGAGGGGGATGCCGCCCGCGTCGGTGATGACGTGGTGTTTCGAGCCTGGCTTGCGGCGGTCGACCGGGCTCGGACCGGTTTTGGGCCCCCTTTGAGCGCCCGGATGTGGGAGCCGTCGATCACCGCCCGGGACATGTCCAGTTGACCGGCGGCCCGCAGCTTGCCCAGCAGGACCTCGTGCAGTCGTTGCCACACCCCGGCGTCGTTCCAGTCCCGTAGCCGGCGCCAGCAGGTCATGCCTGACCCGAACCCGAGCTCCTGGGGCAGGAACTCCCACGGGATCCCGGTGTAGAGGACGAACAAGATCCCGCCCAACACGCTCCGGTCATCAAGCGGCTTGCGACCGGGATAGCGGCGCCGACGAGGCGGGCGGGCCGGTAGCAACGGCTCGATCTCGGCCCACAGGTCGTCCGAGACGACCCGCGGCGGCTGCTCACGTGGGTGTCCACATCTCAGGGGGAAGCCCACCGCCCCACGAAGCAGACCACTCGCGGTTATCAATCCTTGACAGGCTCTGGAGGGTTGTGTGAACGTGCGCAGATGATCGGGGAGTCGCGCACTAACGATCGTCGCCGCGAACCCCGGGGTGTGGTCCGCGGAAGGAGACCCATGCCAAGCACACGAATGCGCCTATCGGGGCGGCATGCCCCCCGAGTTGGGGCGAGCGCTCGGCGGAGCGGAATGCGGGCCGCCGCTCTCTTCGTCGCGGTTGCGACCGCGTTGCCGATCTCGCTAGCGACCCAGACGCCAGCGTCTGCGGCAGCGGTCTCGGTACCGCCGGTTTGGCCTACGCCGCAGTCCGTGCAGGACAAGAAGGATCTCGTTCCGGTCACGCCCAACGTCGCGCTCATCACGGGGGCTAAGACCGATTCGTCCGCCATCGCTCTGGTCAACCAGGTACTGACGAGGGCGGGCGTCAAAACGGTGTCGACAGTGTCCGACGCGGATCCGGCACCAGACGCTGGCCTCTCGATCTACATCGGTGGGCCGAGCGAGAACTCCGCCTCGGATGAGGCCCTCCACGAAATCGGCATCGCCGCCGACGCCAGCGACCTTCCCCGTGACGGCTACGTTCTGGGCATCGGTAAGGGCAGCGACGGTAAGGCGCGGGCCGTCCTGGACGGGGTCGATACGACCGGTACGTTCTATGCGGCGCAGACGCTACGCCAGCTTCTCGTATCGCACCCGGGTCGGGACGTGTTCCCCGCCGTAGCCATCCGGGACTGGCCGGCAATGCCGCTGCGTGGGTTGATTGAGGGCTTCTACGGGCAGCCGTGGTCACAACAGGACCGGCGGAGCCAGCTGGAGTTCTACGGCCGCACCAAGCAAAATATCTATGTCTACTCGCCTAAGGATGACCCCTACCTGCGGGATCAGTGGCGCCAGGCGTACCCGCCGGACAAGCTCGCCCCGATTCAGGAACTTGTGGCGACGGCGGGGAGCAACCACGTTCAGTTCACCTACGCGCTTTCGCCGGGTCTGTCGGTTTGTTACAGCTCCGACAACGACGAGCGGGCCCTGGTCGACAAGTTCCAGTCCCTGTGGAACATCGGGGTGCGCTCGTTCGCGATTCCATTGGACGACATCAGCTACACGAAGTGGAACTGCGCCGAGGACGCGGCCAAGTTCGGTACCGGCGGCGGCGCGGCGGGTGCGGCGCAGGCATTCCTTCTCAACCGGGTGCAGCACGACTTCATTGCCACCCACCCCGGCGCCGAGCGGCTGCAGACGGTGCCGACGGAGTACTACGACGTCAACGATTCGCCCTACAAGACCGCCATCCGTACCAAGCTCGACCCCGCGGTGATCGTCGAGTGGACCGGCGTAGGGGTGGTGGCCCCGGCCATCACCACCGCCCAGGCTAAGAGCGCACACACGGTCTTCGACCACGACATCCTGGTGTGGGACAACTACCCGGTCAACGACTACGTGACCAACCGGCTGCTGCTCGGCCCGTACGTCGGGCGCGAGCCTGGTATCGAGCGGTATCTCGTCGGCGTGACCGCCAACCCGATGATCCAGGCCGAGGCGTCGAAGATCGCCGAGTTCACCTCGGGTGCCTTCTTCTGGAACCCGGGGGCGTATGACCCGGCGGCGGCGTGGACCGCAGCGCTGCAGGACCTCGGGGGCAGCGCATGGCCGACGCTGAAGGTCTTTGCCGAAAACAACTACTCGTCGAACATCGACCCGGCCGAGTCGCCGACCCTCAAACCGCTGATCGGCGCGTTCTGGTCGGCCTATGAGCGTGGCGTAGGACTCGAAGCCGCGGCCGCCGCGATCGACGACTATTTCGGCCAGATGGTTGGCACCCCGGCCACGCTACGTTCCGGGTTGCACAACCAGCCGTTCCTCGACGAGGTCAAGCCGTGGCTGGACAAGCTTGGCCTGTACGGCCAGGCGGGCCAGCACGCGGTGCAGATGCTGCTGGCACAGCGGGCAGGTGACGGCAACACGGCGTGGGCGCAGCGGCAGGCGTTCGAGGCAGCGCGGGCCCAGGCCGACGCGATCAGCCAGAGCGTTGCGCCGGGAGTGATGCCTCCATTCCTCGACCGGGCCGCGTCAGCGAGTGACCGCTGGCTCGGGGCGACGGGGGGGAGGGCGAAGGGCACGAACTCCTTGGGGCAGTGGCAGGCCAACTCACCCGCCAACATGGTCGACGGGGACCTCACGACGTTCTACTGGAGCGACCGGGCCGCGAACCCGGGTGCCTACGTGGGGGTCGACCTCGGGTCGGTTCAGGAGATCAGCAAGATCGATCTCTACATGAGCAAGCCCACCAGCCCGACGGACTACATCCGCCAAGGCGTGCTCGAGTTTTCCGCCGACGGATCCACCTGGACCACTGTCGGCACCTACAAGGACCAGCCGGAGATTCACGCCGCCGTCGCCCAGGGGACCAAGGCGAGGTACGTCCGGATGCGCGCGACGGCGGCACAGAATACCTGGGTGGTGGTCCGGGAGTTCCAGGTCACCGTGGTCGGCGGCACCAAACTGACAGCGGCCGGCGCCCCACCGGCGGCCGCCGGTTCCAGTCTGGCAAAGGCCGTCGATGGCGACATCAGTACGGCGTACGTCGCGGACCGGAACCCGCAGTCAGGCGAATCCCTTCAAGTCACAGTTTCGCGGACCCGTCCCATCGACCAGGTGGTGGTCCTCCAGTCGGGCGCCCCGTCGGCAGCCGCGGTGCAGGTGCGCTCCGTCGACGGCACCTGGACCACGATCGGTGACCTGTCCGGCGGCTACACGCAGCTCGACGCGGCAGGTGTGAAAACCGATGCGATTCGCCTGGCTTGGAAGGATGGTGGCCAAGCGCCCCAGATCAACGAGATCGTTCCCTGGTTCGGTGATACGCCGCTCGCTGATCTCGCCGTCGACCCAGTGGCCGTCGACGCCGAGGCCGGCGGGCAGCCCGCGACGACGACAGTTCGTCTCGCCTCGACCCGGGCCGAGGACGTCTCGGGCACTCTGACCGTCCGCACACCTGCCGGACTGACTGCGAAGCCCGCGAGCCAGGAAACCAGCGTCTTCCAGGGCCAGGACACGGGCATCCCCGTGACCGTCAGCGCCGCGGCCGACACAGCGGCCGGTTCGTACCAGGTGCCGGTGGTCTTCACCCCGGTCAGCGGTGAACCGGTCACCGCGACGCTGACCGTCAACGTCTATCCGAAGACCAGCAACACGAACGTGGCGTTGGCCACGAACGGCGCCACGGCCACAGCATCGACCACCGAGGAGGAACTACCGCAGTTCACGCCTGATCACGTGATCGACGGTGACCCCGCCACGCGCTGGTCGTCCAACCACACCGACAACCAGTGGCTGCGAGTGGAACTGGCGCAGTCACAGCGGATCGGCAAGGTCGTCCTGCGCTGGGAGACGGCCTACGGCAAGGCGTACCGGATCGAGACCTCCCCGGACGGTACGACCTGGACGACCGCGGCAACTGTGACGGCGAGCGATGGTGGCGTCGATACCCTGCGCTTCGACGCGGCGCCAGCGAAGTTCGTCCGTATGCAGGGCGTTCTCCGTGGCACGCAGTACGGCTACTCGCTGTACGAGATGGAGGTCTACCCGGTCGCTCCGTGAAGGCAGTTGCGAAGGGCCCCGCGCTCAGCCCCTCGGGCGACGCGGGGCCCGTACGCAACCTCCAGCCGGCGCAGGGGATCAGCGGGATTCAGCAGACCTCCCGCTCTGCCGAACCGCTCCGGAGACGCCGGACGGTCCGCATTTGGGACGCCGGTGCCACGAAGTTTGAGGCTTCCCGGGGGCCCGGCGCGCTCGAGTCAGGCGAGGACTACGGACCGGGCCAAATGACGTGGCTTGTCGGGGTCGACTCCTGCAGCGCGGGCTTTTCGCAGGCACACTCGGTGGACGCAGCGGACGCCGGCGGCGGCCAGCGCGATGGCGATCCAGTCGAGGATGTGCAGCTGGCCCCAACGGGACTGGTCCGGCGCGGCGGACGGCGGCTCGCCGACGGTCTCCACGAGGGCAGATCCTCGCACATAACCGGCTCGCGGCGGCGTACCGGAATCGCCGCAGCATATTGACGTCCGACGAATGGATTAGGAAGGATTCCTTACCGGGACGGGGGCGGCCCGGGCCGGCGGGGTCCGGGCGACCGGTCCCGTGGGAGGCCTGACATGAGATCGCGCAGAAACGCCGTACTCGTCGGGGCGGGCGCCCTGGCCGTGTCCCTCTTACCGGCGCCGCCGGCCGCGGCCGCCGACAGCCAGATGGTCACCGTCACGACCGACCGGGCCGTGTACCCGGCCGCCGAGGGGAGCCACGTGCCGGTGACGGTGGCCGTCACCACCTCCGACGGTCGGCCGCTCGCCACGGCGACCACCGTGCGGTACGCGACCGGCGCCGGCACCGCCACGGCCGGCGCCGACTACGCCGCCGCATCCGGCGAGCTCACCTTCCCCGCCGGCAGCCCGTCGGGCGTCACCCGGCGGCTCACCGTCGCCGTCCAGCGGGACCGGTCCGCGGAGACCGCCGAGACCGTCCCGCTCACCCTCACCTCCGCCGGAGCCACTGTCGCGGGCCGGCCGACCGTCGTGATCGACGCGCACGGCCTGCCGTACCTCAACTCGCGGCTGCCCGTGGAGAAGCAGGTCGCCGACCTGCTCGGCCGGATGACCCTGGCCGAGAAGATTGGCCAGATGACGCAGGCGGAACGGGCGGCCGTCACCGGCGACCCCACCGCGATCGCTCGCTGGCAGCTCGGTTCGGTCCTCTCCGGAGGCGGCTCGACGCCCGCCAGCAACACCCCGACCGCCTGGGTCGAGATGGTCAACACCTTTCAGGCGCAGGCGCTGAGCACCCGGCTGCAGATCCCGATGATCTACGGGATCGACGCCGTGCACGGCCACGGCAATGTGTACGGCGCGACGGTCTTCCCGCACAACGTCGGCCTCGGCGCCACCCGCGACCCCAAGCTGGTCGAGCGAATCGGGCAGGCCACCGCGGCCGAGGTGCGGGCCACCGGCATCCCGTGGGACTTCTCGCCCTGCGTGTGCGTCTCCCGGGACGAGCGGTGGGGCCGCAGCTACGAGTCCTTCGGCGAGGACCCGGCGCTGGTGGTGTCGATGGAGAGCGTCATCGACGGCCTGCAGGGCCGCGGCGCGGACCAGTTCGACGCCGACCGGGTGCTGGCGACCGCCAAGCACTACGCCGGTGACGGCGACACCGACTACGACGAGGCCGCCGCCGCGGCGAACGCGGGCAAGCCCTGGTGGGAGCAGAAGTACACCATCGACCAGGGCGTGACCGTCACCGACCGGGCGCACTACGCCCGCGTCGACCTCGCGCCCTACCCGCCGGCGGTGCGGGCGCACAAGGTAGGCAGCGTCATGCCCTCGTTCTCCAGCGTGGACTGGACCGAGGACGGGCTGGGCAACCCGACCAAGATGCACGCCAACCACGAGCTGATCACGGACGTGCTCAAGGGCCAGATGGGCTTCGACGGCTTCCTGATCTCCGACTGGGAGGGCATCCACCAGATCCCCGACCCCAGCGACCCGACCAACGGCGGCCTGACCGCGTACAAGGTCCGGGTCGGCGTCAACGCCGGCACCGACATGTTCATGGAGCCGAACACCGCCGAGCAGTTCGAGCAGCTCCTGATGGCCGAGGCGACCGCCGGACGGGTCAGCCGGGCCCGCATCGACGACGCGGTCCGGCGGATCCTGCGCAAGAAGTTCGAACTCGGGCTCTTCGAGCATCCGTACGCCTCGACCGCCAACGTCGACCAGGTGGGCAGCGCGGCGCACCGGGCGATCGCCTGGGAGGCGGTGGCCAAGTCGCAGGTTCTGCTGAAGAACAGCGGGCAGGCGCTGCCGCTGCGTCGGGACGCCTCGATATACGTGGCCGGCCGCAACGCCGACGACCTCGGCAACCAGGCGGGCGGCTGGACGATCTCCTGGCAGGGCGGGTCCGGCAGCGACGCCATCCCTGGCACGTCCATCCTGGACGGCATCCGCGAGGTGGCGCCCGGCGCGCAGGTCACCTACAGCGCGGACGCCTCCGCCCCGACGGCTGGCGCCCAGGTGGGCGTCGTCGTGGTGGGGGAGACCCCGTACGCGGAGGGCTACGGCGACGTCGGCGGGCCGGAGTGCGGCTGGTGCTCGGTGCCCCAGCAGGAGGAGAAGTCCCTGAGCCTGCAGGCGGCCGACCGCGCCGTCATCGACAAGGTCTGCACGGCCCTGCCGACCTGCGTGGTGCTGGTGGTCTCCGGCCGGCCGCAGATCCTCACCGATCAGCTCGGCGAGATCGACGCGCTGGTGGCGTCCTGGCTGCCCGGCAGCGAGGGTGCGGGTGTCGCCGACGTGCTCTTCGGTCGGCGCCCGTTCACCGGCCGGCTCCCCGTCAGCTGGCCGCGTACCGAGGCGCAGGTGCCGATCAACGTCGGTGACGCCGACTACCAGCCGCTGTACCCGTTCGGCTGGGGGCTGCGTACCGATTCGGGGCGGTCCCGGCTGGCCGCGGCCGCGGGTGACGGCTCGCAGGTGACGGCGGCGCTCACGAGGGCGACCTGGGACACCGACGGATCGCTGCGCAACGCGCCGCAGGTGCTGCCGCTGCTCAGCCGGCAGCTCGGCGCGGTACGCGGGGACAGTGGGCTGGTCGACGCGATCCTCGGGGTGGCCCGGGACGCCGCCCAGGCGGCCGTCGTCCACGGCACCGCACCGGCGGACTGGGCGACGCTGATCGCCGAGGCCGACCGGGCGCAGCTCAACGGGGACCCCGTCCGGGCGTTCACGCTGCTCGCCCGCGCGGCCAGCTGATCGGTCGGGTGTGGCCGGCGGCGCCGAAGCCGCCGGCCACACCGGCGAGCCCGCGGCGCGGCGGCGCTCCGTCCGGCACACTTTTGCCATGGACGACGAGCCGAGAAGGTCTGTCATCTCCGTGATGCTGATCGTCGCCGACGCGGCCGCCGCGGTTGCCTGGTACAAGAGCGCCCTGGGCGCGACGGACCTGTGGGACCTGAGCGGCGTGGCCGGCCTCGAGATCGACGGCGCCCCGTTTTTCCTGCACGAAGCGGATCCCAGGAAAGCCACCGAGTTCGTCGACGAGGCGACCAGCCTGGCCGAGCGTGGCATGACCGCCCTGCTGACGGCCTACCGACTGCCGCCGCACGGCGACCAGCGGGCCTGGGCCGACGCCGTGCGGGCCGCGGTGCTGACCCAGCGCCGCGGCCTCGACGTGCTGACCGCGTGGGCCGACCGGCTCTGCTACTTCGGGCACAGCGGCGGCGCCGCGCTGGGTGCCATCCTCAGTGCGGTGGAGCCGCGCCTCTTCGCGCTGGCCCTCGCGTCCTACGGCTCCGGCACCCTCAAGCGCATCGCCGCCGCCAGCCTGCCGCAGAACGATCCGGTAGCCGACGCCTACGTGGAGTTCCTGCACCGCTTCGAGCCGGCGTCCTACGTCGCGGTGCCGGGCGCCCGGCGGTTGCTGTTCCAGCACCGCAGCGACGACGAGATCGTCTACCTGTCGGAGGGGCTGCGATTGTTTGACGCCGCCGCCGAACCCAAGGAGTGGCGCGAATACCCCTGCGGACACGACACCTCGACGCCGCCGCAGGCCCGGGCCGACCGCGTGCGGCTCTTCGCCGCCACCCCGCAATAAATCCTGCCCCTCGTGGCCAGCGCAACGAGACGAGGGCGGGCCTTCGTCGTTGCGGCAGTGCGCCCGAGATACCCTGATCGGACAGCGTCGCCGCCGGAGACCGCACTGCCACATCTGCCGCGATCCGCGCGCTACGCAGCGTCACGCCAGCTGGCCCGGTTGCCGTCCGGACATGCCGATGTGCGTGCGTCTTGCGGGGGACCCTGGCCGCGGCCTTCGCCTCGACGGCGCGTACGGCGCCGGGGCAGCGCATGAGGCACCGGGCGCCGAGCGTTCGCAATCCAGGTTAGGTTGCCGACATGTCCGATTTCACGATCAAGGCGCTCACGTCGGAGACGTTCGGCGACTTCGCCGCTCTCGTCGAGCGAAACGGGGGCATGTTCGCCGGTTGCTGGTGCACGAAGTTCCATCCCGACTGTGCGGAGAAGGGCCAGAGCCGCGAGGGGAACCGGGCGCTCAAGCAACGCCTGGTGGCCGAGGGGATCGCGCACGCGGCGCTGGTCTACGACGGCGACCGCGCCGTCGCTTGGGCGGAGTACGGGTCACCCGAGGAGCTGCCCGACATCCATCACCGCAAGGAGTACCTCGCCACTGCCGAGCGACTCCCCGATTACCGGGTCACCTGCATCCTGGTCGAGCGTGGCCTTCGCGGTCGGGGCCTGGCGGCGCTCGCGCTGCGCGGAGCCGTCGAGCTGATCGCGCAGGCCGGCGGCGGCCGGGTCGAGGGCTACCCGCACGACACCGGCGGGGTCCGGAAGAAGAACTCGTCGTTCCTCTACAACGGCACCCGCGCGATGTACGAGCGCGAGGGGTTCACCTACGACCGGTCCAAAGGACAGGGCAACTGCGTGATGGTGCGCGAGGTGGCCCCGAGCACGCGTGCCTGAGACGCACCCTCAGGCTCCGTTGCGTTGAGCGTCGCCGAGATCGAGGCAGACTTGAGCAGTGAAGTCATCGACCCGGCCTGGCTCGTGGCTGCCTCCGAAGTCGGCGTTCGCCGGATTTCGGTTCTCGCCGGAGGTGATCGTGGTCGCGGTGCGCTGGTATCTGCGGTTCAACTTGTCCTATCGGGACGTTGAGGAGTTGCTGGTTGAACGTGGCGTGGAGGTCGATCACGTCACCGTGTTCCGGTGGGTGCAGCGGTTCACGCCGCTGTTGGCCGACGCCGCCCGCTTCTGCCGCCACTCGCCAGGCGACAGGTGGTTCGTCGACGAGACGTACGTCAAGGTCAACGGTGTGTGGCGGTACGTGTACCGGGCGGTCGACCAGTACGGGCAGGTCATCGACGTGCTGGTCTCGGCCCGTCGGGACGCCGGCGCGGCCCGGAGGTTCTTCCGCCGGGCGCTGTCGGCGTTGAAGGTGACACCCGGCGAGGTCGTGACCGACGGCGCCGCGGTCTACCCCGGCGTGCTCGACGAGCTGATCCCGTCCGCGTGGCACCACGTCGAACGGTACGCGAACAATCCGATCGAGGCTGATCACAACCAGTTGAAACACCGGTTGAGACCGATGCGCGGGCTACGAACGGACAAGTCAGCACAGGTGATCATCGCCGGACACGCGTTCATGCAGAACCTCCGACGCGGCCACTACGAACTCGCCGTCGACGCCCCGCCCGCTACGCGGGTCGCCGCTGCGTTCACCGAACTCGCCCAAGCGATCTGACCTCGGACCCGACATGGGCTCAACACGTCCGCCGATCCGATAACGCAACGGCGCCTCCAGGCCGTGCTCGCGGAGGCCAACATGTCGACCCCCATCGGTAGCAGCGACGTCCCGGTCGTACACGAGTCTATTTCGGACTTGGGCTCGATCCTCGACGCCTGGCTCGCCGCGCGCGCCGAAGGGATCGCCTGCGTCATCGGCGATCCCACGTTCCGGGCGACGTCCCGCGTCCGGTCGCTGACCCCGGAGCTGTCGAAGGGGCTAGAGTTCGACCTGGTCGTCCTCATCGACCCTGAGGCATTCGGCGACGGCATCGAAGGACGGGCCGGGTTCCGCCGTCACTGGGCGAGGAAGGCGGCCAGACCGTCGAGGACGCGCGCGATGTCGGTGTCGTCGCTGTAGGGGGCCAGGCCGAGCCGGAGCGCGTGCTCGTCGTCCAAGCCGAGGCGGTGGAACGGCTCGTATGCGTAGAAGGATCCGGCGGGGGCGAGCACGTTACGGCCCAGGAGGAACTGGTACGCGTCCCAGGTCTTGCGGCCGGGCAGGGTGACCAGCAGCGTCGGGGTGCGGTCGGCAGCACGGGAGTGGACCACGACGTCGGCGCCCAGTGCCGCGAGTCCGTCTTCGAGTAGGCGACGAAGGCGCATCTCGTGCTCGTCAACGGCATGCAGGGAGGCCTGCAGCCGTTCCCGCCGTGAGGAATTGCCGTTCGTGGTTCCGACGGCCGCGGGGGTGATGTCTGCGAGGAAGTCGACGGCGGCGGTGGCGCCGGCGAGGGTCTCGTAGGGGAGGGTGCCGAGCTCGAAGCGTTCGGGGACGGCGTTGGTGGAGGGGAGCAGCTTGTCCGGATGCAGGGTCTCGAGTAGGTCGGGGGAGGCGGCCAGGACGCCGCAGTGCGGGCCGAGGAACTTGTACGGGGAGCAGACGTACAGGTCCGCACCGAGGGCGGGGACGTCGACGAACTGGTGCGCGGTGTAGTGCACGCCGTCGACGTAGACCAGCGCGCCGACGGCGTGTGCAGCGTCGGCGATCGCCCGCACCGCGGGCTTGGTGCCGAGCAGGTTCGACGCGGCGGTGACGGCGACCAGCCGCGTCCGTTCGGTGATGGCGGCCTCGACGGAGGTGGGATCGATCTCGGCGGTGGTGGGATCGATGTCGATCCACCGCACGACCGTGCCGGCGTTCTCGGCGGCGATCACCCAGGGCCGGACGTTGGCGTCGTGGTCGAGCTTGGTCACGACGACTTCGTCACCCGGGCGCCACTGCTTGGCGATCACCCGGGAGAAGTCGAAGGTCAGTTGCGTGGCGCTGCGGCCGTGGACGATCCCGCGGGCGGGAACGCCGAGCAGGTCGGCGTAGGCCTGCCGGAACGCGGTGACCGCGGCGTCGGCGTTGGCCTCCGACACCGAGCCCGTGCCACGGTTGGACAGCGGGCTGGTGATCGTGGCGGCGATCGCGTCGGCGACCGGCCGCG
This sequence is a window from Micromonospora sp. NBRC 110009. Protein-coding genes within it:
- a CDS encoding IS6 family transposase: MPPKSAFAGFRFSPEVIVVAVRWYLRFNLSYRDVEELLVERGVEVDHVTVFRWVQRFTPLLADAARFCRHSPGDRWFVDETYVKVNGVWRYVYRAVDQYGQVIDVLVSARRDAGAARRFFRRALSALKVTPGEVVTDGAAVYPGVLDELIPSAWHHVERYANNPIEADHNQLKHRLRPMRGLRTDKSAQVIIAGHAFMQNLRRGHYELAVDAPPATRVAAAFTELAQAI
- a CDS encoding cysteine desulfurase-like protein, with the protein product MTSIESATRASTEFDIAALRAQFPSLASGIAHFDGPGGTQTPRPVADAIAATITSPLSNRGTGSVSEANADAAVTAFRQAYADLLGVPARGIVHGRSATQLTFDFSRVIAKQWRPGDEVVVTKLDHDANVRPWVIAAENAGTVVRWIDIDPTTAEIDPTSVEAAITERTRLVAVTAASNLLGTKPAVRAIADAAHAVGALVYVDGVHYTAHQFVDVPALGADLYVCSPYKFLGPHCGVLAASPDLLETLHPDKLLPSTNAVPERFELGTLPYETLAGATAAVDFLADITPAAVGTTNGNSSRRERLQASLHAVDEHEMRLRRLLEDGLAALGADVVVHSRAADRTPTLLVTLPGRKTWDAYQFLLGRNVLAPAGSFYAYEPFHRLGLDDEHALRLGLAPYSDDTDIARVLDGLAAFLAQ